In Pseudomonas sp. LRP2-20, the genomic window CTGACCCGTACTACTCCAACAAGCTGCAGTTCATCGCGCCGAAGAACGTCGACTTCAAGACCGACAAGGCTTCGCTCAAGGGCAAGGTGATCGGCACCCAGCGCGCCACCCTGGCGGGCACCTGGCTGGAAGACAACTACGGCAACGACGTAGAGATCAAACTGTACGACACCCAGGAAAACGCCTACCTGGACCTGGTCTCCGGCCGCATCGACGGCATCCTGGCCGACAAGTACGTGCAGTACGAGTGGCTCAAGAGCAAGGACGGCATGAACTTCGAGTTCAAGGGCGAGCCTGTGGTCGACAGCGACAAGATCGGCATCGCCGTGCGCAAGGGTGACCCGCTGCGCGAGAAGCTGAACAAGGCCCTGGCAGAAATCAAGGCCGACGGCACGTACAAGAAGATCAACGACAAGTACTTCCCATTCAGCATCGAATGATCCGCTTGACCTGCGCGCCCTTGCGGCGCGCAAGTCCCTAGAATGACCTGCCCATGAATATCGACCTGCACGGATTCGGTCCGGCCATGATGGCCGGCACCCTGATGACCGTAAAACTGGCGCTTTGCGCCCTGCTGCTGGGGCTGGTCCTGGGCCTGCTCGGCGCCCTGGCCAAGACTTCCTCGATCAAGCCATTGCAATGGCTTGGTGGCTTCTACTCGACCCTGGTGCGCGGCGTGCCCGAACTGCTCTGGGTCCTGCTTATCTACTTCGGCACCGTCGGCCTGATGAACAGCCTCGGCGAAGCCCTGAACATGCCTGGCCTGGAGCTGAGCGCCTTTGCTGCGGGCGTCATTGCCCTGGGCCTGTGCTTCGGCGCCTACGCCACTGAAGTGTTCCGTGGCGCGATCCTGGCGATCCCCAAGGGCCACCGTGAGGCCGGCCTGGCGCTGGGCCTGTCCAAGGGCCGCATCCTGTCGCGGATCATCCTGCCGCAGATGTGGCGCATCGCCCTGCCGGGCCTGGGCAACCTGTTCATGATCCTGATGAAGGACACCGCGCTGGTGTCGGTGATCGGCCTGGAAGAAATCATGCGCCACGCACAGATCGGCGTGACCGTTACCAAGGAGCCGTTCACCTTCTACATGGTCGCCGCCTGCATCTACCTGAGCCTGACCATCATCGCCATGACTGGCATGCACTTCATGGAAAAACGCGCCGCTCGCGGCTTTGCGAGGGCCGAATAATGAATTGGGAAGTCATCATCAAGTGGCTGCCGCGCCTGGCCCAGGGTGCGACCCTGACCCTGGAGCTGGTGGCCATTGCCGTGGTCGCCGGGCTGATCCTGGCCATCCCGCTGGGCATCGCCCGCTCCTCGCGCCACTGGTACGTGCGCGCCGTGCCGTTCAGCTACATCTTCTTCTTCCGTGGCACGCCCCTGCTGGTGCAGTTGTTCCTGGTCTACTACGGCCTGGCGCAGTTCGACGCGGTGCGCGCCAGCTCGCTGTGGCCGTACCTGCGCGATCCGTTCTGGTGCACCGTGCTGACCATGACCCTGCACACTGCCGCCTACATCGCCGAGATCCTGCGCGGGGCGCTGCAGTCGATCCCCAAAGGTGAGATCGAAGCAGCACGGGCGCTGGGCATGTCGCGCGGCAAGACGCTGTTCTACATCATGCTGCCACGCGCCTCGCGCATCGGCCTGCCGGCCTACAGCAACGAAGTGATCCTGATGCTCAAGGCCAGCGCCCTGGCCAGTACCGTGACCCTGCTGGAACTGACCGGCATGGCCCGTACCATCATCGCCCGGACCTACCTGCCGGTGGAGATCTTCTTCGCTGCCGGGGTGTTCTACCTGGTGATCTCGTTCGTGCTGGTGCAAGGCTTCAAGCTGCTGGAGCGCTGGTTGCGCGTAGACGCCAGCCAGGGCCGCTGAACCCTACTGGCCTCTTCGCGGGTAAGCCCGCGAAGAGGCCCTCGAAAACACCCCACACCTCAAGCCCTGCCCCATGTCCACCTACCTCCACAGCCACCAGTTGCACGACCGCTTCCAGGCCCTCGACCAGTTCCTGATCGAGCACCAGCCGCTGTGGAAACCCCGGCCATTCACCGCCCTGCGCCTGGACTGGGAAACCGAATACGCCGCACTCTCCGCTCACCTGCGCCAATGCACCCTGGCCGATGCCGAAGCCGACATCGACCCGCAAGGCCTGCCGGCCCCGTTCCCGCAACTGGCCGCGCAAGCTGCGCAGTTGTCGGCACTGGGCGAGCTCCCCGACACCGGCCTGCCCAGCGCCGGACACCGCCTCGACGTCAACGTCCCGGGCCGCAAATGGCAACAGATCGAAGCCTTCAGCCGCCGCCTGGGCTTTCGCCAACAGACCCGTCATTGGCTCGACTGGTGTTCCGGCAAAGGCCACCTCGGCCGCCGCCTGCTGCAACCCGGCCAGCAGCTGACCTGCCTGGAGTACAACCCCGAGCTGGTCGCTGCCGGCCAGGCCCTGAGCGATCACCATCAGCTGCCCGCGACACACATACACCAGGATGTGATGGCCGCCTGCAGTACCCAGCACCTGAACCAGGAGAAAAGCGTTGTCGCCCTGCACGCCTGCGGCGAACTGCACGTGCACCTGTTGCGCCAGGCCAGCCAGCAAGGCTGCCGCCACCTGGCCGTGGCCCCTTGCTGCTACAACCGCATCCCCGGCGAGCGCTACCAGCCGTTGTCCACAGCCGCGCAGCGCTCGCCACTGCAACTGAGCATGATCGACCTCGGCCTGCCACTGAACGAAGCCGTCACCGCCAGTGCCCGCGTGCGCCAGCAACGTGACTGCTCCATGGCCCGGCGCCTGGGCTTCGACCTGCTGCAGCGCGAACAGCGCCGGTGCGATGAATACCTGTCCACCCCTTCGCTGCCGATCGCCTGGCTGGACAAACCTTTCGAACAGTATTGCCGTGAGCTGGCCGACCTGCGCAAGGTCGAGCTGACTGGCCAACCGGACTGGGCCGCGCTGGAGGCCGCTGGCTGGCGCCGCCTGGCCGAAGTGCGCAACCTCGAGCGCCTGCGCAACCTGTTCCGCCGCCCGCTGGAACTGTGGCTGGTGCTCGACCGCGCCCTGTTCCTCGAAGAACAGAGCTACGACGTTCGCCTGGGCACCTTCTGCGATTACCCGCTCACACCCCGCAACCTGCTGCTGCTGGCCGAGCGTGACCGTTAGCCGCAGCACAACCTGTGGATAACTCTGTGAACAAGCTTTTGATGAATGGATGGATCCAAGGGCTATTTCAAGCGTTTGGCTTATTCCGGCATCCGCCTCAAGCCCAGTAAAAACAGGTGTTTGCGCAAAGACCGGCGGTATGCGCTGGCGGCATGCCTTTCGCGCACGGCGACAATGCCTCTTGTGTATAAACAAAATTTCGATTAGGCAACAGCTCCCACAGAAGTGCCCAGAAATGCGACTTTCATTGCATCCTCTGTGGGAGCGGGCTTGCTCGCGAATGGCCCTCGAATCAATGCGCCTTGTTCTTGCCCAATTCGATGTCATCCATCAGCGCCTTGGCCAGGGCCAGCAAATAGTCGGCAGCGCCTAATAGCTTGTGGTCGTCCTCCGCGTCCCCCTCGCGCACAAGGTGCTTGATATAGCCGAGCAACACCGACACATGCTCGTAGGCATGGTCGATCGGGATACCCGGCTGCACGCGCAACAGATCGACTGTTGGGTTACCGGCTTCCAGGAAGGTCTGCACACCTGCGGTGACGATGGTTTCAACGGCCTCACTCATGTGCTGCCCCCTTTTCATCGCTCAAGGTCGCCAGTGCATGCTGGAACAGGATCAATGCCGAATCGGCCGCGTAGGCGGCATTGGCCAGCGTGTTCAAACCGGGCTCGCCGGCGTGGAGACGGCAATGTTCATCGATGGTTTCGGCGACGCCGCGGATAAGCTCGGCGCCGTGGGTGATGGCATCTTCGGGGGAGATATCGCTGTGGACGGAGAAGTACGGCGTTTGGATTAGAAGATGGGGTGGATCAGGAACGATTTTTTTCATGACAGCAGCTCCTTGAATGGAACCACCACATGGACCTTTCTCACGGATTCAGGTGGCAGTCGTACACGGGGTGAGAAAACCGAGGGAGCTACAAAGCTCGGCCAGGCCGAAGCCTGCCCGCGTACGACCGCCATAACGGACCAGCCGAATAACTCCTTGTCGGGTTTCTCACACCCGGTCACCAGGAATTGGCAACCCAGGAACGTTATCCCTGGGCCACTTCCCCGCCAACAGAGAAGGGTCGACTAGCCGCGTAGGATAATTCCCAAGTACCCGAGTCCTGAAGCATTTGGTCTCAAGTTCAGAAATCCCTCACAAAATCACCACGGTCTCTGTGGGAGCGGGTTCACCCGCGAAGAGGCCCGACGGTGTATCATCCACGCCCCAAATCATTAAAAAGCTACGTCGCACGCTGCCCGCCAGCCCTGCGACCGTCTGGCGTTGCGCCAGATTCGACAATGGACTAACGGACTACACCATCGTGACCTACACCAAACCCCTTGCCCTGCTGGCCTTCGCCCTGACCTTGGGCGCCTGCAGCAACAGCCCTGCCCCACACCCTGCCAGCAACCTGGACTGGAACACTCCAGGCATGCAGCTGGGCGGCGACAACGGCCTGCCCCTGCGCGTCGAAAGCCCCTGCCGCAAGCGCGGCTGCGACAACGACAAGCTGTTTTTCAACCCTGGAAAAACCGAGCCGAACGTCAACACTATCCACCGCGGCTGGTAAGAAAATTCTCCTTTCAGGCCGGTGACTTAGCTCATTTGCGCAGAATCGCAAGGAAGTGGTTTACAGGCGCCAACCGATCGTTATAATGACGCCCCATTGCCGGTATAGCTCAGATGGTAGAGCAACTGACTTGTAATCAGTAGGTCCCGGGTTCGATTCCTGGTGCCGGCACCATCCAAGGTTCCATAGAAAGCTTTCAACATCTCTGGAACCCCCGAAAACCCCGCCTTCTGGCGGGTTTTTTCGTTTTGGCGTTCCATCGATTTCCGTCAGAAACTGGTGGATTCCAACCGTTTTAGGGGTAGTGTTAGGGGTAAGGTAATTCGATAAAGGGGGAGTACCCTTATGTCGCGCACCACTGCTCCACTCTCCGATTCGGCTTGCCGCTCAGCCAAGCCCACCGACCGCGCCTACAAGCTTTTCGACGGCGACGGCCTCTACCTTCTAGTCCAACCCAATGGCCGTAAAGGCTGGCGTCTCAGGTATGTCAAACCTGATGGACGCGAAGGACTAACCTCGTTCGGCAGCTACCCCGTGGTCGGACTCGCCGATGCGCGCAACAAGCGCCTAGAGGTCAAACGGATGCTGGCGAAAGGCATCGACCCCATAGAGACCAAACACCAAGCCAAGACGCAGGCTGCAATCAAAGGCCGAACCTTTGAAAGCGCCGCACTGGACTGGCACAAAGCGATGTCTGCCAAATGGGCTCCAGGCCATGCCAAGACCGTCCTGAGCCGCCTCAAAACCCATGTCTTCCCGCTGATCGGCGCTCGCTCTATTGTCGATCTGGACACCCATGACCTGATGCAACCTCTGGAAGCGATCCAGAAGCGTGGCACGATTGACGTCGCTTTAAGGGTACAAAACTACCTGCAAAGCATCATGCGCGAGGCGAAACGTGCTCGACAGATCGCGGCAAACCCTGCCTCCGACCTTGAAGGTTTGATCAAAGCCCCGAGGGTTGTTCACCGCCCAGCGTTACCCTTATCGCGCCTGCCTGAATTGCAGGAGCGCATTGAGGGTTATAACGGCCGCGTACTTACCCGGCTGACGGCCATGCTCTCGCTGCATGTGTTTGTCCGCTCCAGTGAACTGCGCTTTGCCCGTTGGAACGAATTTGACCTCAAGCGCGGCACCTGGGAGATTCCCGACACCCGTCCCGCGTTGGACGGCGTCCCCTTTTCCACAAGGGGTACAAAAATGGCCGGGGATATCCATCTTGTACCCTTATCGCCGCAAGCCGTGGCCCTGCTTGAACAGATCCACGTCCTCACCGGTAAATTCGACCTGGTGTTTGCAGGCGATACCAAGCCCTGGAAACCCATGTCTGAAAACACGGTGAACAGCGCGCTTCGAAAGATGGGCTACGACACCAAAACCGAGATCTGCGGCCATGGCTTTCGTTCGATGGCCTGCAGCGCACTGATCGAATCAGGATTGTGGTCGGAGACAGCCATTGAACGGCAGATGAGCCACAAGGAACGCAACAACGTCCGCGCCGCTTACATTCACAAGGCAGAGTTCATCGAGGAGCGCAGGCTAATCATGAACTGGTGGAGTCGGTATCTGGAGGCCAACCGGCAGGAGCATGTCACTCCACACGAATTCGCCAATCAGACCGGAGCGAACGTCACTCGCCTAAAAGCAAAACGTGGCGCAATTGAGTAAGCGCCCAGCCTTCATATCTCAGTGATCCGCTTGTCCACGCGGGTCCATCCAAGCGGGGCTGCAAAGCCGCCCTGCTTGGATGGACCTCACTTAAAAATCTAAAGCCCACGCAACTATCTGTGGAAAACCACTGATTTCCACCGGTGGATAATTTCATCCACAGCCGCAGAATTCCCGAAAATTCGAGCCTTGACCCAAATTATCCACAGGCGTAGAAAAGATCGGGCAAAGCGCTGTCGTTGACAGCAACCCAGGTAGCCAGAACCTTTAAGGCTACGCCACGCGGTGGTGGTTCTCCCAAAGTGCGATTAGCGTCCGGCGGCTCGCACGATCACAGCGATGTGATGGATGCCTACTTTTACCAGTGTGCCCACTGCGGCAACTCATCCCCTTTCATAGCTGCCCTGCAGCAACCTATCCGCTTGGCCATTCCTGTGCGCCAACCTGCGCCCGTCTCTTTCTCCCGGAAAGAGACGGGCGCTCCTACCGCTGCTGCAGCCCAACTCGTACAAGGCTTTGCGGCATTCCCCCTCGTGACAATCGGCGTGACAAACACCGAAGTCACCAGCAACAGCGATGCAGATGATGGTGCCGCAGCCAAAGGAATGGACTGCACCTGACTGACAGTCAGGCATGCCCCGGTCATCGCATCACTGCTTTTACCTGACTCAGGATCTCGCGGCGTTGGTTTCGTCAGCCGATGCAGCCCCCACCCGCCCACTTCCTCGGAAGTGTTCAGGAGGCCAGGTCATGAGGTGCCCAAGCTCCCGGTCGTAAAGAGCCGCCAGTCCCGCGTTAGTGGACATCCCCACAGGTCGCAGGGGCCTTGATCCCTGATAACACTCAGCATTCTTGGCGGGATGACGTGGGGCGAGGACTGGAGAGCTGAACATGAGGTGACCGATATGGCATTGGTGGGTAGACGCGATGGCCGTAATTTCGGCTACGGCAGGCAGTTGAGCTACGCGGGGCCGCAAGCGCTGAAAGACATGTTTGGCGGTGGCCACTACGGCACGGTCAAGGCGCACAGTGATCGGTGGCAGGCATTCGTGAAGTGGTGCCGCTCCGAACAGGGGCCCGGTATCAATGATGCGCGGCAGATTGATCGGAAAGTGTTGGCCGACTATGCGGCGTATCTGCGCGACGTGGTTGGGCGCGGTGACCTTGCTGTCAGCACCGCACAAAACCGCCTATCCAGTGTTAACAGGACCATGGCAGCGCTTCGCGGTGATCAATGCGTGAAATTGCCAAGCCCGAGCAAGGCATTGGGTGTGCAGCGCACCGGAGTTCGCCAGTCGATGCCACAGGGCCAAAACCGTGAACAGGTCAAGCAGATCATCAATGCGCTTTGCAGCCAACATCAGCTACGAGCCGCCGCGATCGTCCTGTTGGCGCGAGCCACCGGCATGCGTTTGCGTGAGGCCATCCTAGCTGACCTGCCACGGCTGAGCCGTGAGGCTGAAGACCTAGGCAGGATCAACATCCAGGACGGCACCAAAGGTGGCCGCGCTGGCGCCTCGGCGCCACGTTGGATTGCGGTGAACGACAATGTTCGAAGTGCTCTTGAGTTTGCACGGCAAGTGTCGCCTGCAAGTAGCCGCAACCTGATTGCGCCACACGAAAGCTACCTGAGTCTTCTGCAAGAAAGCATCCGCCCGGCGCGGGACATCCTGAATGAACACAACCTCAAGGGCTTCCATGAGCTACGAGCGGCGTACGCATGTGAACGCTATGAGCAAATCACCCAACACCCTGCGCCTATCAACGGCGGCGTATGTTGCCAGGCGGATAGGAACCTAGATCGTGAGGCCCGAAGGCAAATCAGCTATGAGTTGGGGCACGGTCGAATCGATGTGGTCGCTTCCTACATTGGAGGGCTGGGATGAGCAAGCCATTCGATATGGAGATTTTCTTGGCAGGGGTACTGACTGGTTCGCATGCTACGCGGCAACGTCATTTGAGGCAGGCGAAGACCATCCAGCATGAAATTGCAAAGCGCTGGCAGCGAGCGACCCCCTGGGCATGGCAGCGAAAGCATTTAGTTTGGTTTCTTGAACATTATCTCGCCGGCCGAAATGATACGACGCGATATTACTATCTACTCACTGTCCGGCTGCTCGCTCGACGTCTAGAAACGTCATGGACTTTCAACCTCTGAGTGGAACCTGATCCTAATAGTCACGACCAGCAATCAGCCCAAAGCCGACATCCGGCACTGACTGATGACTCTTTCTGGCTCGCGATCACCACACGAATGGGCGTTTACTTCGACAAGCTGCGCTAGCCCGGGGAGCTTGTCTAGGTTGCAAAATTATTAGTAAAGGGCCCTAATCTCCACACGTGCAATCCTTTAGCCATCATTAGTGATCTGCAGTGCTACTCCTGCTTGGTCCTTCACAAGACGGCCCATTTACAGCATGACAAGAGACCCGCTAGAAATGAGCATCTCTGCGATTCAACCAGTAGTGGCTACTTTGCCGAATGCTGCGAATCTCGTGGCGTTCTACCTAAGTTGTGACCGTGCGCTCGGACTGCTGAATCCCCAGCACCTACCTGCCCACGTCATGGCGGCGCTTCAGGGTCACAGCATTCATATGTCGACAGCAATCCTTTCGAATGCTGTCGGTACATATCTGCTGCAAGCGATCGCTGCGGGTAAGGTAAGGACATTGCCCCAATTGGCCTTCGAAGGCGAACTACGGGAGGGCACTCCGTTCATCTATAACGGTCATTTCACCGGCTACGGCTTCGGGGCTGCCAACAAGACCTCTGAGCTGCGTCTCACAGCGAAGCTTGACGAACCGCTTGCCGGCAAGAAACTCTCCTTCGAGTTTTCCAAGAACGGACTGGTGAATGCCACCGCGTACACCCGCATGTCTGGCTCGACGCGCCTGTTCGCGTTTGGCTACATCTCGGAGATTGACGACACCACCATCCGCGCCGTTCCTTATGTCGTGGGGGACTTAGTTGCAAACAACCACATGATGGCCTCACCGGTCGTGCCGACCCTTGAATTACGCCCTCAGGAAATCAAGCAGTTCCAGGAAATGGACGAGACTTGG contains:
- a CDS encoding DUF3077 domain-containing protein — encoded protein: MSEAVETIVTAGVQTFLEAGNPTVDLLRVQPGIPIDHAYEHVSVLLGYIKHLVREGDAEDDHKLLGAADYLLALAKALMDDIELGKNKAH
- a CDS encoding ABC transporter permease, with amino-acid sequence MNIDLHGFGPAMMAGTLMTVKLALCALLLGLVLGLLGALAKTSSIKPLQWLGGFYSTLVRGVPELLWVLLIYFGTVGLMNSLGEALNMPGLELSAFAAGVIALGLCFGAYATEVFRGAILAIPKGHREAGLALGLSKGRILSRIILPQMWRIALPGLGNLFMILMKDTALVSVIGLEEIMRHAQIGVTVTKEPFTFYMVAACIYLSLTIIAMTGMHFMEKRAARGFARAE
- a CDS encoding SAM-dependent methyltransferase, with protein sequence MSTYLHSHQLHDRFQALDQFLIEHQPLWKPRPFTALRLDWETEYAALSAHLRQCTLADAEADIDPQGLPAPFPQLAAQAAQLSALGELPDTGLPSAGHRLDVNVPGRKWQQIEAFSRRLGFRQQTRHWLDWCSGKGHLGRRLLQPGQQLTCLEYNPELVAAGQALSDHHQLPATHIHQDVMAACSTQHLNQEKSVVALHACGELHVHLLRQASQQGCRHLAVAPCCYNRIPGERYQPLSTAAQRSPLQLSMIDLGLPLNEAVTASARVRQQRDCSMARRLGFDLLQREQRRCDEYLSTPSLPIAWLDKPFEQYCRELADLRKVELTGQPDWAALEAAGWRRLAEVRNLERLRNLFRRPLELWLVLDRALFLEEQSYDVRLGTFCDYPLTPRNLLLLAERDR
- a CDS encoding integrase domain-containing protein is translated as MALVGRRDGRNFGYGRQLSYAGPQALKDMFGGGHYGTVKAHSDRWQAFVKWCRSEQGPGINDARQIDRKVLADYAAYLRDVVGRGDLAVSTAQNRLSSVNRTMAALRGDQCVKLPSPSKALGVQRTGVRQSMPQGQNREQVKQIINALCSQHQLRAAAIVLLARATGMRLREAILADLPRLSREAEDLGRINIQDGTKGGRAGASAPRWIAVNDNVRSALEFARQVSPASSRNLIAPHESYLSLLQESIRPARDILNEHNLKGFHELRAAYACERYEQITQHPAPINGGVCCQADRNLDREARRQISYELGHGRIDVVASYIGGLG
- a CDS encoding ABC transporter substrate-binding protein; translation: MHTYKKFLLAAAATLVMSANAMAAEKLRMGIEAAYPPFNNKDASGNVVGFDKDIGDALCAKMKTECSVVTSDWDGIIPALNAKKFDFLVSSLSITDERKQAVDFTDPYYSNKLQFIAPKNVDFKTDKASLKGKVIGTQRATLAGTWLEDNYGNDVEIKLYDTQENAYLDLVSGRIDGILADKYVQYEWLKSKDGMNFEFKGEPVVDSDKIGIAVRKGDPLREKLNKALAEIKADGTYKKINDKYFPFSIE
- a CDS encoding methyltransferase, which translates into the protein MSISAIQPVVATLPNAANLVAFYLSCDRALGLLNPQHLPAHVMAALQGHSIHMSTAILSNAVGTYLLQAIAAGKVRTLPQLAFEGELREGTPFIYNGHFTGYGFGAANKTSELRLTAKLDEPLAGKKLSFEFSKNGLVNATAYTRMSGSTRLFAFGYISEIDDTTIRAVPYVVGDLVANNHMMASPVVPTLELRPQEIKQFQEMDETWFPSKAEFQRMTMVPELTVKELICQLLGEHSVPSDWGGEECDVLSANLLVDGNRHTGAFLLKGPARFHPMKPTDLGKNGDQLYRLFNIPAQIYVIQHCHSIGAAVRKQAEAFALARNFIAPCKIVFIDGLTTARLLRAHGHWPEAKITSRKGKMV
- a CDS encoding tyrosine-type recombinase/integrase, which produces MSRTTAPLSDSACRSAKPTDRAYKLFDGDGLYLLVQPNGRKGWRLRYVKPDGREGLTSFGSYPVVGLADARNKRLEVKRMLAKGIDPIETKHQAKTQAAIKGRTFESAALDWHKAMSAKWAPGHAKTVLSRLKTHVFPLIGARSIVDLDTHDLMQPLEAIQKRGTIDVALRVQNYLQSIMREAKRARQIAANPASDLEGLIKAPRVVHRPALPLSRLPELQERIEGYNGRVLTRLTAMLSLHVFVRSSELRFARWNEFDLKRGTWEIPDTRPALDGVPFSTRGTKMAGDIHLVPLSPQAVALLEQIHVLTGKFDLVFAGDTKPWKPMSENTVNSALRKMGYDTKTEICGHGFRSMACSALIESGLWSETAIERQMSHKERNNVRAAYIHKAEFIEERRLIMNWWSRYLEANRQEHVTPHEFANQTGANVTRLKAKRGAIE
- a CDS encoding ABC transporter permease — encoded protein: MNWEVIIKWLPRLAQGATLTLELVAIAVVAGLILAIPLGIARSSRHWYVRAVPFSYIFFFRGTPLLVQLFLVYYGLAQFDAVRASSLWPYLRDPFWCTVLTMTLHTAAYIAEILRGALQSIPKGEIEAARALGMSRGKTLFYIMLPRASRIGLPAYSNEVILMLKASALASTVTLLELTGMARTIIARTYLPVEIFFAAGVFYLVISFVLVQGFKLLERWLRVDASQGR